In Nematostella vectensis chromosome 3, jaNemVect1.1, whole genome shotgun sequence, the genomic window GATAATGATTTTCAACGCCAGCCAAACGAAAGTCATGAAGGGTTAAGCAAAAGGCGCATCACATTCATTTCGTATCTATTTTGTAGGGGGTCTGGGgtttccccccccctcccaccccccaaaaaaaaaatgaaattccagTCTGTTAGAAAATAAGGCCCTCCCCTATACCCTGTATCAAAATTTgaggccctcccccaaattGACGCTCAAAATATCGCAGTCTTAATCTTTTTTGATGTTGAGGAGGGATGAGCGCAGTCACTCCTTCCATGCTCGCGCAAGCTCCTCACTACTATTAGAACGTTCCATGGCATTGCTGTCTTGTTTTGTGTTGCTTAGCGACAATGCATTCTGCCGGGAAGACACTTCCATATATGGGCAATTACGTCACTGACACCTAGAAAATGGCGCCTCTATTGAGTTTATACCTAGAGTTTTCGAATCGATTTTTCACGGTAAATAATTCCTTTCCCTGTGAATACGAGAAATATTTGCTTAGCCTGTAAAataatatagtttttttttcacaatccTGTCgttttgtttgtatttggAGGGCGAATATTACCGAAAATAGCCCGTAACAACCACGAATGTAGGTTGGATGAAGAGCGAGCAACTGTCAACACAACTGAGAAAGCGGTCGAGATGTCCCATCTCCCGACAAAATACATTCTTATTCACGCAGATTAGAGGAGTCGATAATTGTGTATTATACCTTTGTGACAGACTACCCCAGTTTGTGCTAACGGTAAGTGTAAATACGGTTACGATACGATACGGTTAAAGGACggcaaagaaaatgaccataCATGACTACTtatttgaaattattttttttaactgtaGCTAGCAACTGGCCTAATCTTGGTAAGACTGGTCGTTATACGTTGTCGTATTTATTTCGATTATGCTTATTTATCTTTGTTATTCAGAAGTCTATTTTGTTGATTTAGCCGCGCTGGGTGTTAAAGAACCAGTGTCAGCCAAATTAAGTTCAGAGTTGGATATAAAagggttctactgtatattTTCCTTGCTATTATCAAATGTTGCCACTTTATTACCACTGCACCAGAAAAGAGTACAAATGCAACAATGAATACTCATCCAAATCCTCTTataaaaaattgattttattatgATTTTATTATGATTTACAGTGATAATGGCAGAGGCTGTGAGAGTTATTGTGCGCTGTCGTCCTTTAAACAAGAGAGAGAAGGACCTTAAATGTGAAACCGTGCTTGAGATGGACAGTGACACTGGCCAATGCCGCTTGCACAAGCCAGGGGATAAGACACAGCCCCCAAAAGCATTTACATTTGATGGGGCCTATTTTATCGACTCAACAACAGAGAATATCTACAATGACATCTGTTTCCCTCTTGTGGAGGGGGTCCTGGAAGGCTATAATGGCACTGTATTTGCCTACGGCCAAACTGGGTGTGGCAAGTCATTCAGCATGATGGGCATAACTGATCCACCAACTCAGCGTGGAATAATTCCTAGGGCTTTTGAACACATTTTTGAATCGATAAATGTTGCTGATGATAGCAAGTTCTTAGTCCATGCGTCCTATTTAGAGATTTACAATGAAGAAATCAGAGATTTATTAGGAAAAGATCATAAAGCAAAATTAGATTTAAAGGAACATCCTGATAAAGGGGTTTATGTTAAGGATCTTACCATGATTCCTGTTAACTGTGTTTCTGAGATAGAGCATGTTATGGACTTGGGAAGTAAGAATAGGTCTGTTGGTGCTACTCTGATGAATGCTGATTCATCCCGATCCCACTCAATCTTCAGCATCAACCTTGAGATTTTAGATGATGATTCGGAGGGTAACGAGCACATAAGAGCAGGAAAGCTCAATCTTGTAGATTTAGCAGGTAGTGAGAGGCAGTCCAAGACGGGGGCTACTGGCGGTCGTCTTAAGGAAGCCACTAAGATTAACCTGTCCTTGTCAGCTCTTGGAAATGTCATATCAGCCCTTGTGGATGGCAAGGCTAAGCACATTCCCTACCGTGACTCAAAACTCACACGACTTCTTCAGGTATGTTAGTGGTCTTAGATGAAAACAGGAAAGGAATGGGAGGAATACTAAAACTGTGGGCTTTTAGCAGAACTCAGTTTTTTCATAAAATCAATGGCCAATTTTCATAAACAATATGTATAATGTTATCTACCCAGGATTCACTAGGGGGTAACACCAAGACCCTCATGGTAGCATGTCTAAGTCCTGCTGATAACAACTACGACGAGACCCTGAGCACCCTGAGGTATGCCAACAGAGCCAAAAACATCAAGAACAAACCCAAGATTAATGAGGATCCCAAGGATGCGCTTCTAAGGCAGTACTCAGAAGAGATTGAACGTCTGAAGAAAATGCTTATGGGGCAGATGGAAATACCTACAGATCTTCTTGGTAAGTCTGTCTGAAGCAAAAAGTTACTCCTATCGGCATACTGTGTCCCTTCTCTCAATGTGATTGCAAAGTACTCAAAAACATGAGAGATCAAATTGTATTTCTGCTAGTTTCAGTAAAGACacatgaagggggggggggggcatgctGACAACTTTCAGAATGTTGACCAATCAAAGTCCTTTTGTGGATATCACATAACAATCCAGACAAGTTACCATATTTCCATGATTCAAGTGGCCCTTGAGGAATCTTGCTTTCTTACCAGTTCGCTCAATTGATTTATTTCAGTATGTCATTGTTTTAAAATCTGTGATTTGTCAAAGTTGTGCAGCATGCCCATTTCCTCTGCTctcactgtattttttttcaatatacgCCTATATTTACATGTTGATAGGAGGTGGTGGGGCTCCCGCCATAGCAGCTAACCCAGCAGCCCCAAGAAGATCCTCCATATCTGGTGACCACTCTGCCATATTGGCAGTGGAGACAGAGAAGGTCCGGCAAGATTACGAGTCCAGACTAGCAGACATGAAGAGTATGTATGAGGCTGAGCAGATCTCCAAACAGAAGCTACAGACTGAGATGGAGAAACTCCGAGCGGGTTACAACAAGAAGGTGCACGAGATAGAGGAACAATACAGGGCAGATGAGGAGGGCGTGGCTGCACAAGGGGTATCATCTGTGACACCTGAGGCCGGAAGTGCCCTCAGTGTTATTGCCTTAGAGGAGGTGAGATAATTTGAGAATGGTGCCTACTTATAGGTTGGCAGAGGGTTTTGCAGAATGGTttaagcaaagcaaagcaacaACAAAGAAGTTAACTTGGCTAAGAGGCGGAGCTTTTGTGCTACTATTACTAAATGAATATTTTGTGCTTCTATTACTGAAGAAAATAAACGTCGCTTGATTTCTTAAGTGTATGAACCCCAGTTATTTATGTgaacagcattttttttttcagtctcTACGGGGGTCTGAACCGAACAACAACGCGCTATCTTTGATCTCGGGGCCTCTGGCGAAAAGCAAAGAGAGCGCCTCTCAGGAGCCTGGGTCCATCATTCAAATGGTTCAAGACAAATCTAAGGCACTGGGAGCTAGCGCGGTCGCAGtagcacagggagcccaaatggAAGCCTTGAAGCGCCTGCAAGAGCTACAGGAGAAGATGGTGGGCGGCGAGAAGAAAGGCGACACTAAGCTGAAAGAGAAGCGGAAGCAGCGCAAGGCATACGCAATGTCGAGGAAGGAGAGACTGGTCCGGGCGGTAAATAAGATGGACGATGACGGCATCATGGTCAAGGTTTATGACTCTCTACAAGACGAGATCAAGTTTAAAACTAAAACTATTGATCGCCTGGAGAACCGTCTACAGTCGTACCAGGTAGAGATTGATGACCTCCAGGAAGAATTTGAGCGTGACCGGGAAGACTACCTAGACAGCATCCGTAAACAGGAGCAGACGATAAAACTACAACAGCAGATTATCGATAAGATCCAGCCCTGCATTCGACGCGACTGCAATTACTACAACATCGACAAGATCAAAGCAGAGTGCACGTGGGACGAGGAGGCCGGCAAATGGAACATGCCTGAACTTGTCATCACCAAGACGTCCCTCCCTACGCCCGGTGTGATGCCAGGGGGGCTAACACCGGGGGGTAACACTCCTGGGCGTGGTCGGAAGTCCCCCAACCCCTCCAACTGGGGTCGCAGTACATCACCAAGCAACAGGGCCCAAGTAAATAACCAAGGACAAGTAATGAATGGCTATGGAGGGTATGAGGAGCCTTCAGAAGACCGATTCCTACAACATCTCTCCAAAAATTCCAGCGACGATTTTGCGTCCAGTTACTTTAAGCCCAAGCGAGCGGACAAGCTACTGCAAAACCGTTACGAGACTATAGAAAGAAGGGAGACAGTTTCCCCCGTTACTGGTGGACGCCAGGGGGGTGCTTATCCCTCCAATATACCTCCCCCAAGGGCGTTTGGTGGAAGTCAACAGCCTCCTCCTGATGTGGTCCAACCAAGGCCGTTGAGACTTGAATCACTCCATGTCTCGagcgagaaaaagaaaaagaagaaaaagcaaCAGAGGGATGGGGAACCCTGGTAATGGTGTTAAATAATTGCGAGTAGATAAGGAAATTTTAACCAAATTATACATACGAATTATTGAgatatttgtttttacatAATTACTCACAATCCCCATGTTGGTGGAGAACACACGTGTCGATTATTCCTCTAGACGTGCCTTCACAAATGGCAAAGCCCTACACAGTTAGTTAGAAAGGGCTCGAACTCTGACCAATAGGGTAATGATCAGCCGAGTCCAAGGACTCTTGCCAGCCCGTTCGAGGGAGGTGGATAGTcttttgtgacgtcacaactacTACCaaccacaggaaccccaatcAAAACACCCTGGAGTACTGTACGTTGCCCCAGGTAGCCATATTGTAATTTATGACCTCGTGAGAATATCCTAGTTTATTTCCACATCACAGAGTGTACAAGAACAATAATTGTCTTTTTAGGGCCTTCGGGGTGCTTAGTGAATCTATCGGCGACTTATTATGTGATATTAAAATGCGACCTGTACACATTGATCACTTTTCGTGATGGTTAATCAACTTATGCATGTAGTACGATTAAAGTCAAAGCGTTCTGTGATGTGACCTATTCAACTGAAATCTGCAGTACATACCACAGGGATATTTGCGAAATTATACTATTCAATTCGATACACTAATAGTGTGAGAAGTCACACTGGGGCAAAAGCAACTCGTTAATCGTGTTTTTCCATATCGACATAATGCGAGGCCCTTCCTAGACGAGGTCGTTATGCACAACATGTATGTCTGTAAGACACGTTATTTAATTAAGAACATTAGATGCCATTTTGAATGGCTTGGGGGTGGAACAGCTGGAGACTAAAAGATTGAGTGCAATCTATTTACTCGTAGAATAGGTTGAAACAAAACATAAGTTTATGAAAAGGTTCCGAAAACATCTCTTGTCATGTCCTTGTATTATATTGTATATTAAGCTTTGCCACTGTAAATAAATTGCACCACGAGTAAAGTGGCAATTGTGATAGCAcctgttatttttgttttccaaCACCAAGCCATATAGCACAGCCTTGTCTCTCAGCTTGCTAGACGTTTCTGTTCAACAGACGCCAAACGGAAGGTCAACGTTACCAAGAAAGCCGATATAGTACCTTCATCACGCGGGCTTTCACAAATACAAAGAAACttgctaacagaggcttttccCTAGGGTTTTTCGTTTTGGTTTTGGCTACTCTCGTTGTCTCTGCTGGCAGGGTAAAGCATCCCTGGATGGGATGGGGGACTCCCAGAACAGATTGAGGGGGAAACTTAGCCCCCTTGcaataaaaaagagaaattttcTTGATGATAAAAAATCTCGATATACTAGGGCGATCTTTTTACCTGCGCTTGCCTACGTgcctgtttattttgtttctgtcGACAGAAAACATTGATTATTTTATTGAGGTTTGCCGTGTAGCATGAAATACATTGAATAACACCAAGTGGAAATTAAACCCAAGAAAGCTTAGCCTATGACTAATGCTTGCTTTGATCCTAccgataaaaaaataaatattaatttCCATAGCATTTGGCGTACACCCTGGCATAATGCACTATTTGTAATGCAGTCAAATTGAAGATTTTTGTGTCTTGGTAAGATTACGTTCCTTGACTAGGGAATTAAAGAGGCACTCTCGATTAAGCCTTCTGGCGAGGCCTCGTTTTCATCTGGTGAGGGCAGTAAAGAGTTAGGTACTTATAAATACGCCCAAATCTTTAAAATCACACCGACATCAGAGGATTGCAGTAGCCAAATAAATCATAAATCAGACCCGGTTATCCTTCCGACTTCGTGGCTTCAATTTTACTCTCTCCTTTCAATACATAATTTTTTATAACCTAAATCATAATCGGAATTTCGTGAACAGAAGGCTTCGATCTTTAATATTTAGGTTAGAAGGAGCAAATTTAGCCGATGTGCGTGATGTCATCTCGATTGTTGTGATCTCGTGACATTGTCTGGCACACGCACCCTCGCTCACGCGTGACATCTGATAGCCGCAGGGGGACTGGGCACTGAGTCGAGCGAACAACTTGGGAAATATGGCGAGTCCAGAAGGCAGCGACGATGATCACGTTAAAAGACGAGGAATTCTTAAAGACAGATCTCAAGACAAGCACCAGTAAGCCAGACTAATTAATTAGTTCCTGCTTTACACTTTGGAACACTTGGTTCCGGATATCCATCCCATATTTCTGCAAAATGCTCAATTGTCTTTGGCACGTCAAGTGTATTCATTTTTGTATAAACGTGAAGAAAGTCACAGAGTTCAAAATCATTTTCTCTTCGCATTTTTTAGCCTCCATCCAACCTTTTTTACTACGTGTCTATCGGATTAATATGGCTGCATTTTAGCTCCATTAAAGCAACGGAAGGCATTTTTTAAAGTTgttgatttttaaaatattgtgttCAAAATCCGGTCGATAaaactgttttgttttgagtTAATATCTTGAACTGTATAAATCTTTTGATCGGCTAGATGTGACAACATCTTTTACATAATAATCACCTACAGTAAATTCATGTTGCCTATGTGCGTGTTCTTACTTGAATACGAAGTAGGGTAGGTAATTGAGTTTTTTAAGGCAGTCGAATGTGTGCTACATTGCGTATGCTATAAAGTCATTTCACATAACTTTACTTAAAATTATTGTGCAAAAAAAAGTGTCTTTCCCGCTCACGTAAAATTTTCAACACAAAACTCAATTGAAGTTACTGAATAACTCTATTactctttattttgtttgtttgtttaacgAAAtaggttatttttgttttgttttaactagcctacattttttttacaagtggCCTTGTAGAATTACTTCTTTAAGTATATACTTAAAACTTATTTTTCTTTGCCCCTTTTTATCTCGTTCGTGATCCTAAAGCATTTTCTCAAATTATTAGTTTGTTTTCCTTAAATGACGTGAGAAAttgatttgttatttattcaatCATCCTCTAGCTATAAATTCTTCTATTCAAAAAATttaccaatttttttttattaaagagtTGAATAATCTCaccaataaaagaaaatattgtgctTGCCTCATCGAGGTGTTAACCAATGTCTAACAATAATTCCAAACTTAATTGTACATAGTGAATTTTGATTGGCTGGTTACAGGATGATAGACTATCAGTGTCAGTAGTTAATGTTCTTCACATGTTATGTAAAGAGTGTTCTTCGAAGTACAAGACATTTAAGAAATGAACTATGATTACAATGTTTAAAATTGGGAATTACTTTAAAAATATGGTTTAAGAACAACAATTAATCTATTGGAATTCTCTAAAACATTAACAATTTCTGCAAATTTCCTTATCCACTATATTGATCCATAAGTACAAGAGTGTTAAAATTCTGTTTGTTTAGAAGAAGTAATAAATGGACCTATGAACAAACTCATGAATGCAAATGTTTTTCTCACTTTTTTTCAGGCACAAAACATAAACAGTCTGTCAGGTTATCGGAAAATTCAAACACATCTTAGAGATTCTCTGGATAAAACTCATTAAAGGCTTGTGTTGCTTTGTATTGTTTATAATACACCTGGTTTGCAaaacgttttgtttttatttgttgaaATGTAATTTATTTCACTTAAATTAATAGCATGGTCAAACAAATTGTTTTCTGCTTGATATAATTATGTTATTTTCCAGCTGGGATGAATGTATTATGAAATACTGTGACCCAGGTTCTAAAAATACTATGTGTTTTCTACTATAATTGATCAAAGAATTCTTCACAGGTGgtaatatattttgtttttttaaatgtagATATGTTATGCagttaaagttcttaaaacctttcagttatatcaatctagccaaaagaaaacataaacTTTTAATTCTGAAAaaggaattgaatttgattggaattggaattttctacagatgtttgaaaattttcctggctgCGCGATTTGATTTTCCATGCAGCATGCgcacacaatgcaaaaacaattcatagACTACagaatatctgctaaattttacAGATTTGTTTTCTGAAGTTAAAACTTGAGGTTTGTTGTTTTCCTTGGGGAAATTTGCTTATCCCAGTATATTTCAGCAAACTGTAAATCTTTGCACATGCTGCAAAATAATTAATGGCAGGAAATTGTGTGACAGCCTTCCCCTGTGatgtgctttgtgtgactGACTTCCCCTGTGatgtgctttgtgtgactGACTTCCCCTGTGATGTATTTTGTGTGACTGACTTCCCCTGTGatgtgctttgtgtgactGACTTCTCCAATGATGTACTTTATGTGACTGATTTCCCCTTTGATGTGCTTTATGTACTGACTTCTCCTTTGATGTGTTTTGTGTGACTCACTTCCCCTGTGATGTACTTTGTGTGACTGACTTCCCCTGTGATGTGCTTTGTGTAACTATCTTCCCCTGTGatgtgctttgtgtgactGACTTCCCCTGTGatgtgctttgtgtgactGACTTCCCCTGTGATGTACTTTGTGTGACTGACTTCCCCTGTGATGTTCTTTGTGTAACTATCTTCCCCTGTGATGTGCTTTGTGTAACTATCTTCCCCTGTGatgtgctttgtgtgactGACTTCCCCTGTGATGTGCTTTGTGTAACTATCTTCCCCTGTGatgtgctttgtgtgactGAATTCCCCTTTGatgtgctttgtgtgactGAATTCCCCTTTGATGTGATTTGGTGTAACTGTCTTCCCCTGTGatgtgctttgtgtgactGACTTCCCCTGTGATGTTCCTTGTGTGATTGACTTCTCCTGTGATGTGCTTTTTTCGACTGACTTCCCAGCTCTGGAGTCCAATGGGATGAAATGAACATCATGATGACATATCACCCAGAAGACAAGGATTATGGCCACATGAAAATCAATGAGCCTCCTACTCCATACAACAAGTTAAAGGACCCAGATGGCGAGGAGGGAGGCGGTCCTTCGTGTGATCCTATTTCTGACGATGAGCCTGAGAGTTTAGATCCCAAGGCTCTCTCAGAAAAGTAAGACATTTCACTGATTATATTTCCTTTTCGGGGGGTAAATTAACAATATGGATTAAATATACGGTTGAAACCGGGCCTGCTCTCAAAATGTGGCTGCCATTCTTTCAAGTCCTGAATTCACTCTTTATTATCTGTGTgtacttaacccattgactcctggcttttttggagctgaatttacaaaaaacagactgaaaacagatacctccccccctattctgagttttatacagcccgtcaaagtcaaacacagctgcacctagtcagcggtatccaagctttccaacagtgctttgcggtccccacttttaatccctcgtcgttgtgctgaagccagcacaagttgatggttgcttgtatttttcatcaaaaatacagctatgagcatattaggagagtgtctcaggacatcatgaattcttttggggcataattgagtgctttgcttatggatatttgcaaacaaagttggattcatgatgattttttcttgtttggctttgcccggatgagaaaataattttctaatgaatcaccacagctctcctaaatgctgtcttttctgataccaaattgattccaaaattgtttactctgctattctgggtctgtatgacctggaattgatttgtttggcttcggggtgaaaagaccatctgactttggggagaggagtgttgactggccctcccctcgtgaattttcccctggatctcccagaatgctttgcaatacgtaaagatattttcgtggttgtacaatccttcaaggaatggacattgtgttttgaggccagaaatgtacctggaggatcagaataaaggtatctatttgtgtcttgagctgtgtttgctgatctctctcccttgtgtggtattttgagcgttttattgagagaggtgattctgcttttctctccttgttcgatttgagatttgtcaaagaacctgtgctattatttggcttaagagtagatgccaacaccttggttggatgcatatctgcaagaccatttatcccctagactgatgcctgagtatcttcatcttgttgtgtttattttgaatttatgaatttttggggttgtgggtacttcccaaagccggtacaggccggttgaggggtcaatgtgttaatacCCTTTTTAGAATGGGTTGTAGATATCCATTTGACATTTTTCACCTTTTTTGTACAAGGTTTGTCATTTTGGGTGTGAGATTTCAACTCAGGGGCTTGATTAGGATTTATGATCACAGGATGCAAGATCAACCAAGGCGTAAAAGCTGGGAAGATACCCCAGAGGAAGACGAAGAGGAGGATGATGAAAATCTTACTGAAGAAGAAAGATGTAAGGCTCAGTATGACTGAAAGGATTGATATTTCTCTATGATGACAACAGCTCTCTTGAATATTTATTGCTGTTTTTCTACAGTAAAGAAAAAGGAATTTGAAGAACATAGGAAATACCATTATAATGAGTTTGCTCAAGTCAAGCTTGCTAGGAAACTAATTGAGCAGGAGCTCAAGGAATTAGAAGATGATGACGATGCATCTGGGACTTCACCTGATAAAGCAGTGAGTTTCTAAGGGCATTAAACTATGTAAGGACAAACAACAATGCCCATGATTTTATGTTGGTAAACATGCAGAGGGGCTAGCAAGTTTGCAAGAATGTGCTCAACAACATGCTGccataaaaatgttttccaaTCAAGTGCTAGTAGCAGGAATTACACACATGCTGCATTCACAAGAAAAATATTGTGAAGAGCTCGGAGACAGGCAGTCTATGCCGAGTTGGGTAACTGAATGCATGCATATAATCATGTGGTTGTGGGAGGAAGAGGACTAAACTCCTTGTTAATTAGAAATGACTTTGATTTTCCTTTCGACTTTGGGAATGTTTTTGTCTTTGAATAAAGAGTTCGGTTATTTCAAAGTGGTTGctgtgttgtttttgttttattttgaattcgaaatacctttttttggaaatatcaTTAGCTGCAGATTGCAGGAAATTGTGTGCAAAATCCTGGGAATGTTTGGCATATATTAAAGCCAGTTTTGAATACTGTCtgttaaataaagtttgttttgttttccagATGGATCATTCCTGAAGGCTGCTGATGATGCACCACAACATGTATATTATCCACCAGCAAGAGAACTATATTGTTATAAAGCAGTTGTAATACACTGTTAAAGGCACCACAAGACTAGTCAACAAAACTTTTTAGAAGGTTTGAATATGGACCCCCTATGATGCATC contains:
- the LOC5509023 gene encoding protein phosphatase inhibitor 2 → MASPEGSDDDHVKRRGILKDRSQDKHHSGVQWDEMNIMMTYHPEDKDYGHMKINEPPTPYNKLKDPDGEEGGGPSCDPISDDEPESLDPKALSEKMQDQPRRKSWEDTPEEDEEEDDENLTEEERLKKKEFEEHRKYHYNEFAQVKLARKLIEQELKELEDDDDASGTSPDKAMDHS
- the LOC5509044 gene encoding kinesin-like protein KIF17 isoform X1, with translation MAEAVRVIVRCRPLNKREKDLKCETVLEMDSDTGQCRLHKPGDKTQPPKAFTFDGAYFIDSTTENIYNDICFPLVEGVLEGYNGTVFAYGQTGCGKSFSMMGITDPPTQRGIIPRAFEHIFESINVADDSKFLVHASYLEIYNEEIRDLLGKDHKAKLDLKEHPDKGVYVKDLTMIPVNCVSEIEHVMDLGSKNRSVGATLMNADSSRSHSIFSINLEILDDDSEGNEHIRAGKLNLVDLAGSERQSKTGATGGRLKEATKINLSLSALGNVISALVDGKAKHIPYRDSKLTRLLQDSLGGNTKTLMVACLSPADNNYDETLSTLRYANRAKNIKNKPKINEDPKDALLRQYSEEIERLKKMLMGQMEIPTDLLGGGGAPAIAANPAAPRRSSISGDHSAILAVETEKVRQDYESRLADMKSMYEAEQISKQKLQTEMEKLRAGYNKKVHEIEEQYRADEEGVAAQGVSSVTPEAGSALSVIALEEHFFFQSLRGSEPNNNALSLISGPLAKSKESASQEPGSIIQMVQDKSKALGASAVAVAQGAQMEALKRLQELQEKMVGGEKKGDTKLKEKRKQRKAYAMSRKERLVRAVNKMDDDGIMVKVYDSLQDEIKFKTKTIDRLENRLQSYQVEIDDLQEEFERDREDYLDSIRKQEQTIKLQQQIIDKIQPCIRRDCNYYNIDKIKAECTWDEEAGKWNMPELVITKTSLPTPGVMPGGLTPGGNTPGRGRKSPNPSNWGRSTSPSNRAQVNNQGQVMNGYGGYEEPSEDRFLQHLSKNSSDDFASSYFKPKRADKLLQNRYETIERRETVSPVTGGRQGGAYPSNIPPPRAFGGSQQPPPDVVQPRPLRLESLHVSSEKKKKKKKQQRDGEPW
- the LOC5509044 gene encoding kinesin-like protein KIF17 isoform X2 gives rise to the protein MAEAVRVIVRCRPLNKREKDLKCETVLEMDSDTGQCRLHKPGDKTQPPKAFTFDGAYFIDSTTENIYNDICFPLVEGVLEGYNGTVFAYGQTGCGKSFSMMGITDPPTQRGIIPRAFEHIFESINVADDSKFLVHASYLEIYNEEIRDLLGKDHKAKLDLKEHPDKGVYVKDLTMIPVNCVSEIEHVMDLGSKNRSVGATLMNADSSRSHSIFSINLEILDDDSEGNEHIRAGKLNLVDLAGSERQSKTGATGGRLKEATKINLSLSALGNVISALVDGKAKHIPYRDSKLTRLLQDSLGGNTKTLMVACLSPADNNYDETLSTLRYANRAKNIKNKPKINEDPKDALLRQYSEEIERLKKMLMGQMEIPTDLLGGGGAPAIAANPAAPRRSSISGDHSAILAVETEKVRQDYESRLADMKSMYEAEQISKQKLQTEMEKLRAGYNKKVHEIEEQYRADEEGVAAQGVSSVTPEAGSALSVIALEESLRGSEPNNNALSLISGPLAKSKESASQEPGSIIQMVQDKSKALGASAVAVAQGAQMEALKRLQELQEKMVGGEKKGDTKLKEKRKQRKAYAMSRKERLVRAVNKMDDDGIMVKVYDSLQDEIKFKTKTIDRLENRLQSYQVEIDDLQEEFERDREDYLDSIRKQEQTIKLQQQIIDKIQPCIRRDCNYYNIDKIKAECTWDEEAGKWNMPELVITKTSLPTPGVMPGGLTPGGNTPGRGRKSPNPSNWGRSTSPSNRAQVNNQGQVMNGYGGYEEPSEDRFLQHLSKNSSDDFASSYFKPKRADKLLQNRYETIERRETVSPVTGGRQGGAYPSNIPPPRAFGGSQQPPPDVVQPRPLRLESLHVSSEKKKKKKKQQRDGEPW